In the genome of Flexistipes sinusarabici DSM 4947, one region contains:
- the cas2 gene encoding CRISPR-associated endonuclease Cas2: MFVIAVYDISTVELEGQKRLSKMMKLLRQYLHHTQKSVFEGEISESKLFELQKKSQNIINEDQDYIVFYKIDNKNNVKRMMYGIGSDPNETII; the protein is encoded by the coding sequence GTGTTTGTTATTGCTGTTTATGATATTTCCACTGTAGAGTTAGAAGGACAAAAAAGATTATCAAAAATGATGAAACTATTGCGGCAATATCTTCATCATACGCAAAAATCAGTATTTGAAGGAGAAATAAGCGAATCAAAATTATTTGAGTTACAAAAAAAGTCGCAAAATATTATCAATGAAGATCAGGATTATATAGTCTTCTACAAAATTGATAATAAAAACAATGTCAAAAGGATGATGTATGGCATTGGCTCAGATCCAAATGAGACTATAATTTAA
- the cas1b gene encoding type I-B CRISPR-associated endonuclease Cas1b codes for MRDYYIFKSGRISRKDNSVMFDYFDNGVAKKIPIPVNDIDSIFVFSETDFNTKLINFFSKNNVMIHFFNYYGYYTGTFYPKEFLNAGEVVVKQSEHYLNNSYRLELAQEFVKGAAHGMLQNLKRYQTYTFEQIDKIKLLISAIDEQYSVPSLMGVEGNIKEIYYSSFKKIIKQKIDFEKRIKNPPNNMMNAIISFMNGLIYSNVLREIYRTQLNPTISFLHEPWYRRFSLALDVAEIFKPIYGDRIIFDLLNNDELQPKHFDKDLNFAYLKEDGRKIVVKAFDEKMKKTVRHKQLKRDVSYRKFIRLELYKLIKHILNEKNYKSLRIWW; via the coding sequence ATGAGAGATTATTATATTTTTAAATCCGGCAGAATAAGCCGAAAAGACAATAGTGTAATGTTTGACTATTTTGACAACGGTGTGGCCAAAAAAATCCCCATCCCGGTAAATGATATAGACTCTATTTTTGTTTTTAGCGAAACTGATTTTAATACAAAACTGATAAACTTTTTTTCCAAAAATAATGTAATGATTCATTTTTTTAACTATTACGGCTATTATACCGGTACGTTTTATCCAAAAGAATTTTTAAACGCCGGTGAAGTAGTTGTAAAACAGTCGGAACATTATTTGAACAATTCATATAGATTGGAATTGGCACAGGAATTTGTAAAAGGTGCTGCACACGGAATGTTGCAAAATTTAAAAAGATATCAAACATATACTTTTGAGCAAATCGATAAAATAAAACTACTAATTTCAGCAATTGATGAGCAATACTCTGTTCCTTCTCTTATGGGAGTAGAAGGAAACATAAAAGAAATATATTATTCGTCTTTCAAAAAAATTATAAAACAAAAAATTGACTTTGAAAAAAGAATAAAAAATCCTCCTAACAATATGATGAATGCCATTATTTCATTTATGAACGGATTGATTTATTCAAATGTATTAAGAGAAATTTACCGCACTCAGCTCAATCCGACAATAAGCTTTCTTCATGAACCATGGTACAGAAGATTTTCTCTTGCACTTGATGTAGCTGAAATCTTTAAACCAATATATGGAGACAGAATTATTTTTGATCTTTTAAATAATGATGAATTGCAACCCAAGCACTTTGATAAAGACCTTAATTTTGCTTACTTAAAAGAAGATGGAAGGAAAATCGTAGTTAAAGCTTTTGATGAAAAGATGAAAAAGACCGTAAGACATAAACAGCTAAAAAGAGATGTCTCTTACCGTAAATTTATAAGACTTGAATTGTATAAGCTTATAAAGCATATTTTAAATGAGAAGAACTACAAAAGTCTGAGAATATGGTGGTAA
- the cas4 gene encoding CRISPR-associated protein Cas4 codes for MLNPIVTGTQINYYFVCKRKLWLFSHNISMEQYSESVEIGKIVHETSYERKRKEIELDGIKIDFFDKNKGIIHEVKKSKAIEDAHIWQLKYYIYYFRQLGINVTGKINYPLIRKTENIDLNDEDIYHIVNICDKINEITSRETPPDVINEKICKKCSYFELCYV; via the coding sequence ATGTTGAATCCAATAGTTACCGGTACTCAGATAAATTACTACTTTGTTTGCAAAAGGAAGCTGTGGCTTTTCTCGCATAATATAAGCATGGAACAATACAGTGAAAGTGTTGAAATAGGCAAAATAGTTCATGAAACTTCTTACGAAAGAAAAAGAAAAGAAATCGAACTTGATGGTATAAAAATAGACTTTTTTGACAAAAACAAAGGTATTATTCATGAAGTAAAAAAATCAAAAGCAATAGAAGATGCACACATATGGCAGCTTAAATATTACATTTACTATTTCAGACAACTGGGCATAAATGTGACCGGAAAAATTAATTATCCTCTGATTCGCAAAACAGAGAATATAGATTTAAATGATGAAGATATTTATCATATTGTAAATATTTGTGATAAAATAAATGAAATAACAAGTAGAGAAACGCCTCCGGATGTGATTAATGAAAAAATATGTAAAAAATGCAGTTATTTTGAGCTTTGTTACGTTTAA